TTGTCCCGCTCGACCAGCCGGTAGCGCGGTACCCGGGCGGTCCGCGGGATCCGGTCCTGGCCCGGCACGAAGGTGCAGGCGCCGGTGCAGTCGAAGACCAGTCCGTGGTAGCCGCACTCGATCTGATCATCCGTCAGGGTGCCCAGTGACAGCGGGTAGCGGCGGTGGACGCAGCGGTCGGCCAGGGCCACCGGCGTGCCGTCCTGCTTGCGGTAGAAGACCACGGGTTCGCCGCAGATCGTCCTCGGCAGCAGTCCCCTGGTCACCTCCCGACCCCAGGCGGCGACATACCAGTAGTTCTGCGGGAACGCGTTCATGCAAACCTCTCCGTTCGAGCTGCGTCATTCTTTCCCGGATGGGTCCGGCCCGAGGGGGAATTCCGGGGAGCGTTCACGCAAAAGCGGAACAGAAGGCTCCCGGTGGGGCCCGGAGTGCAGAGGGGCGAGGATTAAAGGGCGCTGCGGCCCGGTCCGACGTCGTGCGGATCCGGGATTCATCGTACGGACCGGCCGAACCCTGTCAAGCGTCGCCCGGCGGCGCGGAAACAGACCCCGAGAACGGCCTTGACAGCAAATGGGACGGCTGCCGTAGCGTGGCGCCATTCATTCCGTCATTTCCGGCGGATACACCTCGGATCGGTCGGCCCGCCGACAGCGCGCGGAATCCGCGCGCCGAGAGGAAACAGCATGAGGACAATTGACGACCGGCACGCCTCGGGCAAGTCGATCCGTGTCCGCCGACTGGTCGACCCCAGGGCCGGCACCTCGCTGCTCGTCCCGCTGGACCACTCGCTGGCCGACGGGCCCATCGCCTCGGCCCGTCGGCTGCGGGAGATCGTGGAGACGGTGGCGGCGGGCGGCGCCGACGCGGTCCTGGTGCACAAGGGACGCGTCCGGTTCCTGCCGCTGGCGGCCTTCCGGAGCGTCGCGCTGGTGGTGCACCTCAACGGCATCACCCGGCATGCGCCGGACACCAACGCCAAGGTGCTGCTGGCGGAGGTGGAGGAGGCGGTGGCGCTGGGCGCCGACGCGGTCAGCATCCACATCAACATGGGATCCGACAGCGAGGCCCGGCAGTTGGCCGACCTCGCCCGCGCCGCCGAGGGCTGCGACCGCTGGGGGGTGCCGCTGCTCGCCATGGTCTACCCGCGCGGCCCCCGGGTGACCGACGCCACCCGGCCCGAACTGGTCTCGCACGCCGCCAATGTGGCGGCCGACCTCGGCGCGGACCTGGTCAAGATCCCCTACACGGGGTCGGTGCGGTCCATGGCGGAGGTGGTCCGGGACTGCCCGATCCCGGTCCTCACCGCCGGCGGCGCACCGCTCGGGGACGACGACCTGCTGGTCAAGCTGGTCGACGACGTCATGGCGACCGGAGCGCTCGGGGTCGCCATGGGCCGCAACGTCTTCGAGTCCGGCGATGTGGGCCGCACCGTCAGGCGCCTGGCCGCGGCCGTGCACCGGGTCCCGGCGGTGGTCGCCGCGGCCTGAGCCGCGGCGCCGTCCCGCCGCCCGCTCACGGCGCCAGCAGCTCCGGCAGCCGCTGCTCGGTCGCCTCGTCCACGGGGAGCCGGACGACGATGTGCAACTCGACGTTGTCGGCGGCGAGCAGCTTGGTCTGACGCAGCGCCAGCGGCCCGACCCGGGGGTGCAGGTACTGCTTGCGGACCGCCTGGAACGTCGCGACGTCGTGCCGGTCCCACCACAGGTCGAAGTCGGGTACGTCGCGGTGCAGGTCGGCCACGATCTCCGCGAACCTGGGGTCCGAGGGGTGCTCGTCGGCCGCCTTGCGGAACTGGGCGAGCACCAGCGTGGCCTGCTGCTCCCAGTCGACCAGCAGCTTGTGGGCGGGCGGCCAACCGAAGATCAGCCAGAGGGTGTTGCGCTGCCACGGCTCCAGCGTCTCGAAGTCCGTGAACAGGGCGGCCTCGGCCCGGTTCCAGTCGACGATGTCCCAGTGCCGGTCCAGCAGCACGGCCGGGTTCGGGCTGAGGGCGTCGAGCACGTCGCGC
The Streptacidiphilus albus JL83 genome window above contains:
- a CDS encoding 2-amino-3,7-dideoxy-D-threo-hept-6-ulosonate synthase, with amino-acid sequence MRTIDDRHASGKSIRVRRLVDPRAGTSLLVPLDHSLADGPIASARRLREIVETVAAGGADAVLVHKGRVRFLPLAAFRSVALVVHLNGITRHAPDTNAKVLLAEVEEAVALGADAVSIHINMGSDSEARQLADLARAAEGCDRWGVPLLAMVYPRGPRVTDATRPELVSHAANVAADLGADLVKIPYTGSVRSMAEVVRDCPIPVLTAGGAPLGDDDLLVKLVDDVMATGALGVAMGRNVFESGDVGRTVRRLAAAVHRVPAVVAAA
- a CDS encoding helix-turn-helix transcriptional regulator, coding for MSTSSPGIGDARQQALGAFLRSRRERLSPQLIGLSEAVRRRTPGLRREEVAALSGVSLSWYTWLEQGRDIRVSRQVLGSLARALRLSAAEQEHLYRLADELLPAPEEGPPPVEPGGHLRDVLDALSPNPAVLLDRHWDIVDWNRAEAALFTDFETLEPWQRNTLWLIFGWPPAHKLLVDWEQQATLVLAQFRKAADEHPSDPRFAEIVADLHRDVPDFDLWWDRHDVATFQAVRKQYLHPRVGPLALRQTKLLAADNVELHIVVRLPVDEATEQRLPELLAP